Sequence from the Lepidochelys kempii isolate rLepKem1 chromosome 7, rLepKem1.hap2, whole genome shotgun sequence genome:
aatgggctggatgcagccccgaACACCTGCCTGCTGTATGGGGACAGCCCATGGGAAGAGTAGAGGTGGCCCTGCCACTAATGCCCAGAGGCTGCATCCGTGTGCTGCACGGCCTCCCCGCCTGTTGCACAGCGGCAGTCCAATGGAATGGTGCATTGTTCTGTGGCTCTCAGCTGCATAGGACTCGTGCAAGGCTGCATTGACCCTAGTGCATGATTATAGCTGCATCAATGTGCCCCAAACTCTGTGCTAGCTGCATGTGGTCACAGCATGGGAATGATGCAGGCTGCATGACTCCAATGCATGCATATAGGCTGCATTGCTGCTGCACACACCCAGCATGCTCATAGTTGCATGGGGATAGTGCATCGGACCACCGCAGGCTGCACTGACCCCTAGTGCCTGCTCACAAGCGGCACCCATCTGCTGCAGTCACCCCCCACACGCCCCTGTCTGTCCCATGGGGATAGCGCTTGGGACTGGATTATGATACAGCTGCATCCACAGCACCCTGGATGCTGCGTGATGCAGATTGTGGGGTAGCACCCACCATCCCCAGCCATTACCATGGTGGCTGGGACGTCTCTGGGGAGACATTGATTTTCAGGCCCCTGCTCCGTTCTACCCACTCGTCTCCCCTTCCTGAAACACAACAGAACTGAAGGGCTGCAAGGAGAtaccctcactcccctcccagagccaaggatagaacccaggagtcctggcttccagctccccacactggggaccccccccccgggggcattTAACCGGTGCCCTTGCCCCAGCATCCTGGGCACACGGGCAGTGCCAGCGTGGTGCCCGGAAGGGTATGATCTGCATCATGCTGGGGGAGTGTGGTAGGAAGCAGATAGCTGGGGGACTTGTGGGGACCACCCAAGGTGATGCCAGCCACAGGAGTGCAAGGGGGGCTCCCTTTGGCAGAGTCGCTTGCGGGCGCAGGCACAGAGGTAGGCTCGGATCAGGCCACGGAGGGTGTCACAGCCGGGCGCAGCTGCCGCGCTTGCTCCGGGGCCCTGGCCAGGCCAGGAAGCGTCTGAATCGCGGCTCTGTTACTCAGTCCCGGCCACGTGTTTTCCCGACGCCTTGGGCCAGGCCGGCCGCAGGGAGCCAGCTCTTAAAGGGACAGCGgcccccagggccccaccccccagggcccCGCCCCGCAAATTGCCAATGGGGTCAGGGGGTGTGTGTACATGgactggggcgggggcgggggcgatGGAACCTACTGAAGCGCTGCTCCTGCTGTCCCTTTGTATCCCGTTATCCCCCAACCCCCGCATCCCCTCTCCACAGCAgcctccccccaaccccgctGAAACGTCTCTACCATCACCCCTCCTTCTGCTGACCCGCTCCTCCGCCccctgggcaggtggggggctaCACCCCAGCGTGGTTGCTAGCAAGCAGGAAAACATGCCCCAGCCCACCCTCCCGCCCTCGAGTTTTCCATGTGAGAAGGGGAATGTGAACCCAGGCCTCCAGGCCTTTCCATTCCACCCCTGTAAATCCGCCCCGCCGCCCTCTCCCCCTTACCTCTAGCTCTACTAACTTCTCTGCAGGGAGCATAATACTGGTCTGTActgcccctgtgccccaccccagaggtggcactAGCTGCAGCTCAGCAGGGGCAAAGGGATCCTTGgtcctgcagccctctccagggactGCTGAATCTCAGCACCAGgcaagggatccctgtataaacagctccatgccccaccccagaggtggctgcatctcagcaccaggcaagggatccctgtataaacagctccatgccccaccccagaggtggctgcatctcagcaccaggcaagggatccctgtataaacagctccatgccccaccccagaggtggctgcatctcagcaccaaGCCAGGGATGCTTGGGTTGGGtacacagcccccctgccccaccagcaTGAGGAGCCATCACTAGATTTCCCAGCCACTCAGCTCTCACTGTCTCTACCCTAGTCCCTCTCCAAATGCCCCCCCATCCCCTACCCCCTCACAAACTGCAGCCTGAGCCAGATGGGAAGGGGGGTTCCTTCCTTGCTAtctcccaggctgcagggagctgctcctCCCCAACCATCGCTGATTTCCCACAGCAGAACAGGAAGGATGGAGACATAGACGGGGACGGACATGAGGGGGGAAGCTCAGCTGTCTGTGGGGACAgctaggggagggggcaggggggttggacaaATTGACAGCTCCTTTGTTATGGACAGACagacatgccccctcccccccattgtgAGACAGAAGGACAAATCGGCATGCCCTGGAGAGGCCAGAGAGGGGCAAGATATGGTGGGGGAATTAGATGGGGGAATGGATGGACAAACGGGGGGCGGAGGGAAGAAACCACCAAGAATAAACCCTGTGGCCTGGACACACAGCATGTGCAGCGGAAGGGCAGAAtccgccccccccgccgcccccaggTCTGTGACAGACAGGCAGAACCCCATGGGGAAGGAGCAGACAGCCCCTgggtatgggggggggagggagtttaGGGGCGGGATACCTCCGGGATGGacagacgggggggggggggggggcagagagacagGCCGATCGACCTTGGGTTAGAGGGAGGGGTAGGCCGAGCTCCCTGTCCCGTGGGGGAGGGTTGACGGAGGGaccggggcgggcgggggggaataGACCATGGATGGGACAAAAAGTCGCTGGGTTGGGGCCGAGCAGGctgacctcactccaccccctgcagtggggggggggaatgacgGACAGACAGGCGGACACAAGAGGTGAGGGAACGACGGACTGACAGACAGACCCTGCAATGGGTGGCGGGGGCGCAGCCTGACCTCCCTTCCCATCTCGTGAGGAGGGTGTTGACGGACAGAAGGACGGGGGGaggggacggacagacagacagacacgcgGCCCCtttaagggggcggggagggggcgggggagggagacgAGGAGCGAGCCATAGCAGCAGCAGCGGGACAAAGGGGCCGTCGGGGGGAGCGGATCGGAACCGAACCGGAGCCGGGAGGAACCGGTACTGCGGCTGGCGCGAGTGAGTCCCAGAGGTCCCGGCCCTAGCACCCAGGACAGCGCTGGCCGAAGCCGGTACTAGGAACTGGGGCTGAGAAGACCCGGTAGCGGTAGCACCGGGCGGATCCTGTACCAGCAGGAGACGGGGCTTTTCCATATTCTGGTTCTGATCCCGGCCCGGAAACACCAGGAAGAAGAGGGGATCCGGACCCAGTTCGGGCCAAGGCAGCAGCATGACCCGGTTCTGGTCGTACTAGGTTCTGGCAAGAAGCGAATTAGGGTCCGGGAGGAGGATCGGCCTCAGTTCGGTTTGCACGTGGTCCCAGAAAAAGGCAGGACGGATGCGTGTTTGGTCCTGATTCGGTGCAGACAAGAAGTGAATCTCGACCCAGCACCTAGTTCTAGGCTGAAGGCGGTTCTGGTTCCGGCCTGGGCCCGGTTCCGTGCCGTAGAAGGATCTGGCCCAGACTGCACGTGGTCCTGGTTCCTTGGAGGCAGAGCCCCGAGCCGGTAATAGCAGGATCCGGTTCTGGTTCCCGCGAGGGCAGGAGGCGGACCTGGTTCCTTCCATCGCGGTATCGGCAGCTGAAGGCGGCTTCGGTTCTGGACCCACGTGGGCCGGGGTCTGGGCTGAGGCAGCATCCGCAGGATCCACCTGAGAGCCGCTCCCGGGATCAGCAGCCGGAGGTTCTGAGCCCACGTGGGCCCGGTTCGGGGGGCAGCCCGTTCTGACCCGGTTCGGGTCCCCGGTCCGGCGGATGGCAGCGCCTTGCAGCCCGGAGAGCGGCCGGGCGGGGGCCACAAGCCCCCGCGTGTATTTCCAGAGCCCCCCGGGGGAGCcgggccaggaggaggaggaggggccggGCCGGCGCCAGGGGAAGGTCACGGTGAAATACGATCGCAAGGAGCTTCGCAAGCGGCTCAACCTGGAGGAGTGGATCCTGGAGCAGCTCACGCAGCTGTACGACTGCCAGGTACCCCGTCCCCCCGGGTCCTGGAACAGCCCCATCTCTGCCTGCCAGGGACCCCCGAGCCCCCAGCTTCCCTATCACCCCCACAGCCAAACTAGGGGAGTCCCCTCCCCCATTCGCCCGAGGACACCCCTTCCAGGCCCCAAAACCCAGATCTCGCCCGGTCACATGATTGTGACCCCCAGCTGGGAGCCGCCATCCCACTCCGACCTTCACCCTACGCGCCAGGTCTCCCCCAGATTCGCTCTGTAGCCGGTGGATTTGGGGGTCGGGTTGGACAGCTGCTAACCCCCCGCATTCGGGCGGGAGGGGGTCCTCCAACTTCCCCCAAGTTTCTCACGCTGCTTAGTTCCAAGGATTTCCTTTGCAGGCGGTAACCGCTTTAAAGTCTCAGGGGGGGCAAACAGGCAGCCTGGCAGCCCTGCCCCCGTTTCCAAAGTCAGTGGGGCTGGATGGAATCTAAACAGTTAATTCCTAaattgtcgggggggggggaattaccCCGCCCGTTTGCCTCTGTCCTCTTTGGTGAGGGGTCCAGGGCATTTGGGAAGCTTTGGGGGCGGGTTGCTGGAATTAATCAGTTTTTGATGTTGGTGGGGGAATCCCCCCACGGGGGGGCACAGGCTAGTGTATGTGGACGCTCCCCCCAAGAACAGGGGGTGGGGCAGCGGTGGGGGGAAGGGCGGCCTGACTCTTCCCTGGCTTCCAGCTGACTTGCTTCCTGTTTCCAAATCTCCGTGGGGATTTCGGTGACTCCCGCTTGCACAcagcgctggggggaggggcgcacGCAGGGATCCCTCCCAggggctgagatgcagccacctctgtgggGAGGTGCCAGGGCTGTTTGTACAGGGCCCCATGCGCCATATGGAGCTTGTCTCTGAGATGGCTAATGGGGCTGTAAGTAGCTGGAGCTGCTTGAGGGGCTGAATCTATTGTTCAGACTGGTGTCTGCCGTGCCCCCCCCGCGGGGGAGAGCCCAACTTCTGAATATAATTAGCCAGGGAGCTGATTAGTCGGGGTTCTTTTGCGGGGGAGAGGAGGTCTGAGCCTGGCTTCTGGAGTGGCGGGTGACCTGATTAGGCCGTTTCTGTTGTGCTGCTAAAACTCTTCCAACTgctaatcccccccaccccccaggttcCCAGTCTGGTTtagtgtgggtggggggaagctgggtGATGGGGGTAGGTGTGActgctcccagcatgcactgctcagTCTCAGTCCAAGGTGGGGGCTGGTCTGTTCTTTGCTGTGTCTGTGGGGAGGTAACTAGTTGGGGGGCTACCCCAGTGCACTAACCCCCCACATcatttccaccccttccccaggaggaGGAGATCCCAGAGCTGGAGATTGATGTAGATGAGCTGCTGGACATGGGCAGCGATGATGCCCGGGGAGCCAGGGTGAAGgtagggggtgcagcagggtccCCCTGCCAGTGGGCACGCTGTCATTCCCGTGGGGCTCAGCTGGCagtccagggggtggggggggagtgcaCGGTGGGGCTGGGACTAGTGAGGTGCCTAGGATGGTGGCAGGGGGTTGGTGGAGTGCCAGGCTAGAGGGGAAAGATTGGGGCAGCAAAGCACCACACTGTAGGGGATGGTAGCCAGCCTGGTGGGGGTAGAATCTGGGACAGCACtgacctggctgcagggaggggcctgtAGTAGCCACCCATGGGGTGAGGTTTCATGCCAGCTTGTTGAGATGAGGGGGGAGCTGGCCTAGGAGGGGAGGGATTGTGATACAGGGCTGGGGATCATGCAGCCTGAGGGGGCGGGGAACCCGAGGGACAGGGTGTGGTGGGGTCTTGGAAGCCATGGGGCAGGAGCTGGCAGgggaggaagcagggctgggagTTACAAGGAAGGGGGATATAAGGTGAGGAGCTGGGGTAGGAGATCCTGGTGTGAACCAtgaggcagggatggggggggggcaggatagCTGCACTGCAAGAACTGTTATGTTGGGGGTGGCAACTGGACCTAGAGGTGGATCCCCATGGGAGGCCCCCCCTCAGCCCTGACcctcctctctttcccttccccaggAGCTCCTGGTTGACTGTTACAAGCCCACAGAGGTGAGTGACAAGTCCCCCTCCATCTCACACAGGAGCCAGAAACACTGGGACCCGCCCCCTGGacagtgggaggggaggtggatggctCTGGGCCCGCCCCCCCGCAGTTGTTGTGAtcagtctggggtgggggggtgtcagcaGCTGCTATTCCCTCTCCAGTTCCCCCCTGCACACCTGTCATTTTGGGGTGTGGGCTTCCTCTCCAGAGCTGGTTTCTGGGGCCCTCTGAAACCTACCGCTGGGTGGGGCTGTATCCTTAGAGGATCCTGGGCAGCTAGGGGAAGGAACcagcctgggagggggtgggggctgtctaTGAAGGGGAGCAAGGTcaagtgggttagagcagggtaGGTGGGAGTCCTCCAGCACTCTATCAGAAAGGAAAAGGgcattcccctcctgccccctgtaacccttctcctcttcctccccaccagGCTTTTGTGGGGGACCTGCTCGACAAGATCCGAGGCATGCAGAAGCTCAGCACCCCCCAGAAGAAGTgacccccccacctcctcagACCCACCTCCTCCAGCTGAGGGAGTGGGAAAAGCAACCAATGGCAccaggctggagtgggggaaCCCCTCTAAAGTTTGGGGGTGTAGAGGGAGGGGCCCCCCCTCCTTAACCTCCCCAGCGCATTGATAATCACTAGCCAGCTGGACAGCTCCTTAGCAATACCCCCATGTGAGCCCCCTCTTTTTTGGTAGTGGGGGGCCCTAGGGGGGTTATGATTTGatatttttaaggattttttaattattacatgaattttctgttgtgtttttatATGAATTTAATAAAAGTTTGAGAGTTGGGGGGGCTGCTGTTCTGCATGGGGGGGCTGGAGTGGGGTAAGGTGAGTGGTTTGGGGGGTGCAGGACCAAGGGGGGAAACTGCTGCAGGCAGGTTGGGGGCCAGAGGGTGGGACCCACTGGTATAAGTGGGCACTGGTGCATGTGTGGGGGACACTCCCAAGTGTGGGGGGGCTGAAGGGCATTATGTGGGATGGGAATCAGCAGGGCTTCCGTCTTGGGATGACCACCCCCTTTCCCAAGCATTGTTTGATGGGAGCAGGGGGACTGTGGGTGGATACCCCCATTTGAAgaagggaatggggggcaggtcCAGCCTGGGCCCCATTTTCCCAACAAGGGTGGTGGGATCCCTAGCAGGGTAACACTGTTCCTGCCAGCAGGCCCAGCCAAGATGCTAATGGGGAGTGGGGGTCATCAGTACTAAGGGAAGCCCTCAGCATCTGCAAATCACCTGGGAAAGACAGGCAGAGGAAGGGCCAACTGAGCCCCACGCAGGTGCTTGGCCAAGCATTGGGGTGCCCAGCGCCAGCCAATGGTACCACCTCGCACCCCCAGAGcagcccttctccttccccatgcACAGCCACTGCCAGCTCTGCACtccccaggccctccctcccATGGGAGGCAGCTGCTGTGGCAACCAGGTGACAAGGGGGGTCCCAGCACTGGCAACAGGctggctgtgctcaggggggctCCCTGGCCCTGTGACGTCCATGCCCCAGGAGGCCAGTTAGGCTCCGTCCAGGCCAGCCtgagtccctcccctcccccactcgtGGCAGGGCTGAGCTCAGCACGGAAAGAATGTCCCTGGCTCCTGGAACGAATCGGGCGGCAGCCGCACTTCGTGCTTCCGGCCTGAGGTCACCGGGCGGCTGGGAGCCggcaggacagggctggggccagcacCCCACTGTGGTGGGGACGAGTGTGCTGGCAGCCTCCACTCCACCACACCCCAGCCCggctccctgccctccagcagcaACCCAGCTGGCTCCCCGATCCACCCTGCTGAGTAATGGAGGATGGGGCTGACCAGATGGGCCTGGCActgcccctccctcctctccttggGCAATCCACCCCAGGTCTGCCAGTGGCCCTcgctcctgacccacagcccctgctgtccTGTCCCGGGGCCCTTGTGAGCACAGGGTGCGGCTGCTGTGTCACAGGGTGGAACTGGGAGCAGGCTGAGTCACTGCTGCTGGTTCCCACGTGTTGCCCGCTCTGCCTTTGAAGCTGGCCTGCAGCAGGTCAAGGCTTGCCCCCAGCTCAGCTCCTCGGCTCCAAGCCAATGCCCTCTGGGAGCCACTGCCAGTGCCCTAGGCCTCCCTTCTGCCCTGCCCATGCTGTCCCAGGCACAGCCCCGCCCCAGAGTGAGCAGCCCCTCCCACCCGTCTGGGAGAGCGGGTCACAGGTGGAGGGGCTGCCAGCTCTTGCCAGGCACCTGGTGCCACCATGTGGCAAAGGCAGGCAGTGCTGCTCCATGGCAGGACGGTTCACAGCACCtgcctggaggcaggggagaACCCAGAAGCCTGGACTCCCTGCTCTGACGAGCCCCCGCTTCCCTCCGAGAttgcacccaggagccccagctctCCATTTCCTTTGCTCTGGGCTTGCACTGCCCCGCACCCACTCCCCTCACACACTGGGCAGCTCCAGTCTGTGCTTTTATTTTTGATCTTCCAGGATTTCCTTTGAACACCCCTCTGCTCCCCCGTGTGGCTGTGTGCACACACCATCCTTCCCCCCACCAAGCCCAGGCCCCCCAgacctcttccccacccacccacagccaACGCCGCCTGCCTACAGCTCCGGTCGCCGCTCAATCTTCAGCAGCTCCACCTCGAAGATCAGTGTTGCACCacctggaggggggcagggcaaaGTCAGGGGGGCATCATGCAATcctgccccactcctcccccacccaggcAGGAACCCCCCAGCCATTCTGCACACCGGGGACCCTatgttgctgtgggggaggggaacaggggaggaCCTCACTGCCCGATGGCCAGATAGGGGCCCTGCTGCCTGGGGAGCAATAGGGGAGGGGCTGCCCTAGTGAGAGACTGGAGGGAAGCTGTGGAGATCTGAGGGGTTGGCAGTTCACACAGATGGCACCACTGCCCCAAGGGACAGGCAGGGACCAAGCACATGGGGGACACGGTGGCCTTACCTGGGATCTTGGGTGGAGCCCCTCGGTCCCCGTAGCCTTGGGAGGAAACAGAGAAAAATTAAAGCAAGAAACTgacaccaccccccaccccaatgcgGCGGGGCATGGAGGGGATGGGACGGACACACAACTActcctggggggaggagaggtttcgggcaggggctgagcaatgGGAAAGAGGCcagactggcacaaagagcacccTCCCCTAAATGTCAGTGTCTGTTGGGCACCCAAAGCagtgcccctccttcccccccacctgcTTTCCCACAGGGGACTGGCCTAGGAGTGAACATCCTGATGCctctcagtcctgacccacagccccctgctatcccagccccaggctcccaccTCTACTGATGCCCCTCAattcccacccacagccccctctggTGGTGGTTCTGGGCAGGTGACTTTAGCAAGACGTGGAAACTGGAGAGAGACCCAACAGTTTGATCATTGGTCCCTGCCTGCTAGGACTGGATCAGAGCTGGTGTCCCTTAGAGGAGAAAGGCCTTGTACCCCGCTCCCCCTGCAGAGGGGGTCAGTCCAATCCCTGGCTACCTACCCAGCTCGGAGGGAATCACCAGTTTCCTCTTTTCACCCTCGCACATCCTGAAAGGAGACAGCAGTGAGACTTGCTGAGTCAACAGCGCCAGACTTCTCCATCagaccccccctgctcccctccacaAAGCCCCTTTAAGGAAGCAAAGACAGGATCATCTGCTTATTGTAGCCCAACTGCAGCAAACATcacccctgcagcttccctgTTACGCCACCACTCAGAGCCCTCTCCGGGGGCAAAAAGCTAAGGCTggaaggcaggactcctgggttctacccccagctctgggaggggagtggggccctgTGGGCTAGCGTAAGGTGTGGGGGCCGTGGGAAtgaaagtcaggactcctgggggaggggaatgggtctCACGGGCtagagcaggggcctgggaggcaggactcctgaaTTCCACTCTTggtcctgccactgactcactctatGGATCTTGGGGAAGTCACCCCCACACCCTTCTCTGCCATCAGGAAAACTCCACTTCACAATGGCAAAGAGCTCAGGGCACCTCTGCCGCTGATCGTCTGTGCAGGTAAAATGAATCATGGGCAAGTTTATGGGAGAGTCAATATTGCCCAGATTCCTAATGTCTGAGGCCAAAATTGTCAATGGACTATCTACCTTCAACTGCACATGACAGCTAGAAATCCCCCACTGGCACAGAGTGCTGGCTAACCCTAGTAACACAAATAGCAGGAATTTAACAGAATGAATGTATTGCACATGCTGAAATCTGGCAGAGTTCAACCACCTCCATTGTACCTCAATCAATAAGGGCCTCATGGGGATCTGAAGGTGAAGGGGCTCAAAGCCTGCTGCTGATCCAGGGAAGGTGTATGGTGTAATGGCTGCATTTGGACCTCTAAGCCCAGGAATTGGAGTGTGAGCATCAGTGGGATTGCCAGTCTCCAATTTCCCTTGCTCGGACTCCTCTTTCCCAAGGGCTGCTGTGGATTCTCTATCATGGCAACtgttaaatcaagatgggatgttcttctaacagctctgctctaGTTCGGCCAGAATGAGTCCAATGGCCTGGGACAGGAGGTCAGGCCAGATGGTTACCGTGggctcttctggccttgggatgGATGAGTGCGCAGGAAAGACTCAGTTCTAGACCTATCTTCGGTACTGCTCTGGCCCCCATCCCCACGGGGTCTGGGCACCTCAATCTTTAGGACAGGTCTGAGGCTGGGCAGAGCTATTATCCTCACCTGCAGATGGAGAAACCTAGTGACCTGCCCATGTAGCGAATGAAACCAGGGCTTCCAGAGCCCTAGGCTAGGGCCCTGTTTGtcttacagtagcacctaggagctagCCCCATTCTGAGAACTAGCGATCTAAGCAGCTCTAACCACTATACCACCCTCCCCCAGTGGGGATCACTTTTGGGGCACTTGACCACCCCCTGGCAGGTTTGGAATCCCTACCAACCCTGTTGCTTGACCCAGGGTGGCTTACATGCATGAGAATCCATTTTCTGCTTGCTACACACTGTCAGTCAGCTCTTGGTTATAAGCTCATCCACCCCGTGAACCACTGCTGGCTCCAAAAGCAAACAGGGCAGCCCAAACCAAAACGACAATAGGCTTAAAAACCAAGATTGGTTGAGAAGCATAGGAGACAGTCATAGTGGGGAAGACAGTAGTGTCAGAAGAGCTGCTGCTCATTGGGCTATGTGGTGTATCCGCcccccatggggaaaaaataaatccagGTATCCACCTGTAACCACTGCTAGGGATGGACAGCGTGTGGTACTAGCTTGGCTATGGCCACTGACAGTTGAATAACGTAACTGGAGCACCATGGCATAATATTCAGCGTGTCTAGAGGTTAGAACAGAAGGGGCTGTTCTAACCCAGGACTTCTggattctatccccagctctgggaggggagtggggtctagtgggttagagcagcggaggctggaagccaggactcctgttTTGTCTACAGCTCTGCCGCTGACCCAGAGTAGGACTAGGCGGCATCCATTTTCAAAGAGAAGAAGCTGTTAATCTCT
This genomic interval carries:
- the PPP1R14B gene encoding protein phosphatase 1 regulatory subunit 14B; translated protein: MAAPCSPESGRAGATSPRVYFQSPPGEPGQEEEEGPGRRQGKVTVKYDRKELRKRLNLEEWILEQLTQLYDCQEEEIPELEIDVDELLDMGSDDARGARVKELLVDCYKPTEAFVGDLLDKIRGMQKLSTPQKK